Proteins from a genomic interval of Centroberyx gerrardi isolate f3 chromosome 23, fCenGer3.hap1.cur.20231027, whole genome shotgun sequence:
- the tbc1d19 gene encoding TBC1 domain family member 19 isoform X2 — protein MDEGTELSLTIAQIVQRLKGSHLHSQIERQAKECLHQPEIKLESLKEDVRNFLKTSGWERKLQNAVYRELHVQLPPSHPAAPAEHLKEPLAYMRKAQRPAAEQKELTNKWNEMGTDEPDLSRFRPVYAPKDFLEVLISLRNPNHDSSEEVSARSHWGLIQVPLNVRDVPQMREAYSELSLTSGQLGIDDHTHVHPDLFESEYVQIGKKVMLEQDSAAAQQYSRQGCPTGLRADLWALILNSTNQPQDVMHYEQLKAGVIQHDLLVDNLIYKDVKLTASNDDYYFVFEDFLYQVLLCFSRDTAVLEHFSYNSATPPKSYIQGKVGVEECAVVYPPNGVIPFHGFSMYVAPLCFLYNEPSKLYSVFREMYIRYFFRLHSISSSLSGIVSLCLQFERLLQAHLPQLFYHLRQIGAQPLRIAFKWMVRAFSGYLSTDQLLLLWDRILGYDSLEIVAVLAAAVFAFRAENLMEVTSLASAEAVLADLSTLKVMPLIQIFLFATAI, from the exons ATGGACGAGGGCACGGAGTTATCACTGACTATCGCCCAAATCGTCCAGCGGCTGAAAGGAAGCCACTTGCACTCTCAGATAGAGAGGCAGGCCAAA GAGTGTTTGCACCAGCCCGAGATAAAATTGGAGTCTCTTAAAGAGGACGTGcgcaattttcttaaaacatcAG GCTGGGAAAGAAAGCTACAGAATGCAGTGTATAGAGAACTGCATGT CCAACTGCCCCCCAGCCATCCCGCGGCTCCTGCAGAGCATCTCAAAGAGCCGCTGGCCTACATGCGCAAGGCACAG AGGCCTGCAGCGGAGCAGAAGGAGCTCACCAACAAGTGGAACGAGATGGGCACAGACGAACCAG ATTTAAGTCGTTTCAGGCCCGTCTATGCCCCCAAAGACTTTCTGGAG GTGTTAATCAGCCTGCGGAACCCCAACCATGACAGCAGCGAGGAGGTCAGCGCCAGGAGCCACTGGGGCCTCATCCAGGTTCCCCTCAACGTCAGGGACGTCCCACAGATG AGAGAGGCCTACTCagagctgagcctgacctctgggCAGTTGGGCATTGATGACCACACTCACGTCCACCCAG ACTTGTTTGAAAGCGAGTACGTCCAAATCGGGAAGAAAG TGATGCTTGAGCAGGACagtgcagcagcacagcagtaCAGCAGGCAGGGCTGCCCCACAGGGCTCCGGGCCGACCTGTGGGCCCTCATCCTCAACTCCACTAACCAGCCccag GATGTGATGCATTATGAACAGCTGAAGGCCGGGGTCATACAACACGACCTGCTGGTGGACAACCTGATCTACAAG GATGTGAAGCTCACAGCCAGTAACGACGACTACTACTTTGTGTTTGAAGACTTCCTCTATCAg gtgttGCTGTGCTTCTCTCGAGACACGGCCGTCTTGGAGCACTTCAGCTACAACAGCGCCACTCCTCCCAAATCCTACATCCAGG GAAAAGTGGGAGTTGAGGAGTGTGCTGTGGTTTATCCTCCCAATG GTGTCATCCCCTTTCATGGGTTTTCAATGTATG TGGCCCCTCTGTGTTTCCTGTACAATGAGCCATCAAAGCTGTACAGTGTATTCAGGGAGATGTACATCCGTTACTTCTTCAGACTgcactccatctcctcctctctctcg GGTATAGTGTCTTTGTGCCTGCAGTTTGAGCGGCTGCTCCAGGCCCACCTCCCCCAGCTCTTCTACCACCTCCGACAGATTGGGGCGCAGCC GTTGCGTATAGCCTTCAAGTGGATGGTGCGGGCCTTTTCTGGCTATCTGTCCACAgaccagctcctcctgctctggGACCGAATCCTGGGCTACGACTCGCTGGAGATAGTTGCAG TCCTAGCAGCTGCTGTCTTCGCCTTCCGTGCTGAGAACCTGATGGAGGTGACGTCACTGGCCTCAGCTGAG GCCGTCCTCGCCGACCTCTCCACTCTGAAGGTCATGCCGCTCATCCAGATCTTCCTGTTTGCCACGGCCATCTGA
- the tbc1d19 gene encoding TBC1 domain family member 19 isoform X1 produces the protein MDEGTELSLTIAQIVQRLKGSHLHSQIERQAKECLHQPEIKLESLKEDVRNFLKTSGWERKLQNAVYRELHVQLPPSHPAAPAEHLKEPLAYMRKAQASWEKRILKSLNSMCTELGVPLARMRPAAEQKELTNKWNEMGTDEPDLSRFRPVYAPKDFLEVLISLRNPNHDSSEEVSARSHWGLIQVPLNVRDVPQMREAYSELSLTSGQLGIDDHTHVHPDLFESEYVQIGKKVMLEQDSAAAQQYSRQGCPTGLRADLWALILNSTNQPQDVMHYEQLKAGVIQHDLLVDNLIYKDVKLTASNDDYYFVFEDFLYQVLLCFSRDTAVLEHFSYNSATPPKSYIQGKVGVEECAVVYPPNGVIPFHGFSMYVAPLCFLYNEPSKLYSVFREMYIRYFFRLHSISSSLSGIVSLCLQFERLLQAHLPQLFYHLRQIGAQPLRIAFKWMVRAFSGYLSTDQLLLLWDRILGYDSLEIVAVLAAAVFAFRAENLMEVTSLASAEAVLADLSTLKVMPLIQIFLFATAI, from the exons ATGGACGAGGGCACGGAGTTATCACTGACTATCGCCCAAATCGTCCAGCGGCTGAAAGGAAGCCACTTGCACTCTCAGATAGAGAGGCAGGCCAAA GAGTGTTTGCACCAGCCCGAGATAAAATTGGAGTCTCTTAAAGAGGACGTGcgcaattttcttaaaacatcAG GCTGGGAAAGAAAGCTACAGAATGCAGTGTATAGAGAACTGCATGT CCAACTGCCCCCCAGCCATCCCGCGGCTCCTGCAGAGCATCTCAAAGAGCCGCTGGCCTACATGCGCAAGGCACAG GCCAGCTGGGAGAAGCGTATCCTCAAAAGCCTGAACAGCATGTGTACAGAGCTGGGAGTCCCTCTGGCTCGCATG AGGCCTGCAGCGGAGCAGAAGGAGCTCACCAACAAGTGGAACGAGATGGGCACAGACGAACCAG ATTTAAGTCGTTTCAGGCCCGTCTATGCCCCCAAAGACTTTCTGGAG GTGTTAATCAGCCTGCGGAACCCCAACCATGACAGCAGCGAGGAGGTCAGCGCCAGGAGCCACTGGGGCCTCATCCAGGTTCCCCTCAACGTCAGGGACGTCCCACAGATG AGAGAGGCCTACTCagagctgagcctgacctctgggCAGTTGGGCATTGATGACCACACTCACGTCCACCCAG ACTTGTTTGAAAGCGAGTACGTCCAAATCGGGAAGAAAG TGATGCTTGAGCAGGACagtgcagcagcacagcagtaCAGCAGGCAGGGCTGCCCCACAGGGCTCCGGGCCGACCTGTGGGCCCTCATCCTCAACTCCACTAACCAGCCccag GATGTGATGCATTATGAACAGCTGAAGGCCGGGGTCATACAACACGACCTGCTGGTGGACAACCTGATCTACAAG GATGTGAAGCTCACAGCCAGTAACGACGACTACTACTTTGTGTTTGAAGACTTCCTCTATCAg gtgttGCTGTGCTTCTCTCGAGACACGGCCGTCTTGGAGCACTTCAGCTACAACAGCGCCACTCCTCCCAAATCCTACATCCAGG GAAAAGTGGGAGTTGAGGAGTGTGCTGTGGTTTATCCTCCCAATG GTGTCATCCCCTTTCATGGGTTTTCAATGTATG TGGCCCCTCTGTGTTTCCTGTACAATGAGCCATCAAAGCTGTACAGTGTATTCAGGGAGATGTACATCCGTTACTTCTTCAGACTgcactccatctcctcctctctctcg GGTATAGTGTCTTTGTGCCTGCAGTTTGAGCGGCTGCTCCAGGCCCACCTCCCCCAGCTCTTCTACCACCTCCGACAGATTGGGGCGCAGCC GTTGCGTATAGCCTTCAAGTGGATGGTGCGGGCCTTTTCTGGCTATCTGTCCACAgaccagctcctcctgctctggGACCGAATCCTGGGCTACGACTCGCTGGAGATAGTTGCAG TCCTAGCAGCTGCTGTCTTCGCCTTCCGTGCTGAGAACCTGATGGAGGTGACGTCACTGGCCTCAGCTGAG GCCGTCCTCGCCGACCTCTCCACTCTGAAGGTCATGCCGCTCATCCAGATCTTCCTGTTTGCCACGGCCATCTGA